The Armatimonadota bacterium region GCGACTGGTGCCGGAGCTGAGCGGCGAATCGCGTGCGGTGGCAGACGTCGGTTCCCACTGGTGCGACTGTGTGCAGTATGTGACGGGCTTGAAGATTCAGCGCGTGTACGCCCACCTGCACACCATCCACAAAACGCGCATGAAGCCCAAGAAGGAGCTGGAGACCTACGCAGGCAAGGTGCTGCAGCCGGAAGACTACGAGCCGGTGTCTATCCATACAGAAGACTACGCCTGCGTGGCGTTCGAGTTCAACAATGGCGCGGTCGGCTCGTTTACGGTGTCACAGTGCTTTGCCGGACGCAAGAACCGCATGTTCTATGAGGTCTCTGGCAGCAAGTGCTCGCTCGTCTGGGACCAGGAGCGACCGGATGAGCTGTGGGTCGGCTACCGCGAGAAGGCGAACGAGATTGTAATGCGCGACCCCTCGCTGCTCACTCCTGAAGCGCGTCCGTTTGCGCACTATCCGGGCGGTCACCCTGAGGGCTATCCCGACGGGTTGAAGAATTTCCTGTGGCGCGTGTACTCGGCGATCGCCGAGGGCAGCAGCGAGTGGGACTTCAGCACCTTCGAAGACGGTCACGTGGAGATGGCGATTGTGGACGCAGTGCTACAAAGCC contains the following coding sequences:
- a CDS encoding dehydrogenase produces the protein MRKVKAAIIGTGFIGPAHVEAARRLGFVEVVALCEKDEQTAKAKAAQLNIDRVYWNVDDLLSDKEIEVIHNCTPNNLHFEVNRKIIEAGKHVISEKPLAMNSDESRQLVEMAKKAGVVNAINFIYRYYPLVRHARSMVQRGDVGEIYHATGSYTQDWLFLPTDWNWRLVPELSGESRAVADVGSHWCDCVQYVTGLKIQRVYAHLHTIHKTRMKPKKELETYAGKVLQPEDYEPVSIHTEDYACVAFEFNNGAVGSFTVSQCFAGRKNRMFYEVSGSKCSLVWDQERPDELWVGYREKANEIVMRDPSLLTPEARPFAHYPGGHPEGYPDGLKNFLWRVYSAIAEGSSEWDFSTFEDGHVEMAIVDAVLQSHRTKQWVDVTY